From Brochothrix thermosphacta DSM 20171 = FSL F6-1036, a single genomic window includes:
- a CDS encoding YhgE/Pip domain-containing protein — protein MWKKQWKELLGNRVLLISVIVLLFIPIMYAGTFLGSIWDPYGKTENLKIAVINEDKPVEMEGKKLDVGDQLVSNLKKNDSFDWQFVSNKEEANKELRTGDYYMIITIPKDFSKNASTVLDKKPKEMQLNYTTNPGKIMTGDLLGTQGATAVNQTISESVTEQYSKTIFTVIEKMGDGFGEASKASDKLAKGTNTVKDGNKKIATNLEKMADSTLTFQSGSKKLVVGVDALQSGVSQLNTGATKLNTGIGTYTNGVDQLASGSNKLVAGADQLTANSGALNNGASSLANGLSQLQTGSSALQNGVGAVADGNKQLSDGLGQLAGKTPELVDGINQLAEGQKSLTAGLDKMNKNTEPLTNGLASMKDGIDQLSAGLNGTEMPNIDAAKLKAQLTAVGTSLENIAATVQAPDQSDEVKAVANTAAFKAMTPEQQKELMTALQTAVGGKAQKQAASLASAKENLQSVGGTLNALDTEALTQQITKLKAGVAELQAGVNKLAPGSVTLANGIADAHAGSEKLQAGAEQLQASAPTLTGAINSASAASQKLADGASKANAGVGQLATGINSAADGSQTLNNGLSTYTAGVGTLGNGVSTLNGGASKLAANSGQLQSGASQLATGTNQLAEKTPELASGVGQLNDGAGKLHDGATQLAEGSNKLTDGLTKVSDGTIKLGDTLGDASTKVSDTNLNPANAKMISKPTDLNHTEISKVPNYGHGLAPYVIALALFVGALTFNVIFPIEVPVAYPKTAVSWWFSKFSVLVVHAVAQALLLDVIMLLFLGLEVDHVGQFVMITVFTSLAYMSIVAFLAITLGNPGRFIAMVLLVIQLGASAGTFPLPLTNGFFQAMHPFMPMTYAVNGYRQAMTSGLSNGVFWQTMGVMVGIVIVFNALLIAVLHLQRKKNYRLDPNEN, from the coding sequence ATGTGGAAAAAACAATGGAAAGAACTTTTAGGTAACCGTGTGTTACTCATTTCTGTTATCGTCTTACTATTCATACCGATTATGTATGCAGGGACGTTCTTAGGATCAATTTGGGATCCATATGGTAAAACAGAGAATTTAAAAATTGCAGTCATCAATGAAGATAAGCCTGTCGAAATGGAAGGCAAAAAATTGGATGTCGGGGATCAATTAGTTAGTAACTTGAAAAAGAACGATTCTTTTGACTGGCAGTTTGTGTCCAACAAAGAAGAGGCAAATAAAGAGTTACGAACTGGTGATTATTACATGATTATCACCATTCCAAAAGATTTCTCGAAAAACGCTTCAACAGTGTTAGATAAAAAGCCCAAAGAGATGCAATTAAACTACACAACAAACCCGGGTAAAATTATGACAGGTGATTTGCTGGGTACTCAAGGTGCTACAGCAGTTAACCAAACAATTTCAGAATCAGTAACAGAACAATATAGTAAAACTATTTTTACTGTTATCGAAAAAATGGGCGATGGATTCGGAGAAGCATCAAAGGCTTCTGATAAATTAGCCAAAGGAACAAACACAGTAAAAGACGGTAATAAAAAAATTGCAACAAACCTTGAAAAAATGGCAGACAGCACACTTACTTTCCAATCAGGAAGTAAAAAATTAGTAGTGGGTGTGGATGCCTTACAATCAGGTGTTTCGCAATTAAATACCGGTGCAACAAAATTAAATACAGGTATTGGTACATATACAAACGGTGTGGATCAACTAGCTAGCGGTTCTAATAAATTGGTAGCAGGTGCTGATCAATTAACTGCAAACTCAGGCGCATTGAACAATGGTGCGAGCAGTTTAGCAAATGGTTTATCACAATTACAAACAGGTAGTTCAGCATTGCAAAATGGTGTAGGTGCTGTAGCTGATGGTAATAAACAATTAAGTGATGGCTTAGGACAGCTTGCTGGTAAAACACCAGAACTTGTAGATGGTATTAACCAGTTAGCTGAAGGACAAAAAAGTTTAACAGCTGGTTTAGATAAAATGAATAAAAATACTGAGCCGTTAACTAATGGTTTAGCAAGTATGAAAGATGGTATCGATCAATTGAGTGCTGGCTTAAATGGCACTGAAATGCCCAATATTGATGCAGCTAAATTGAAGGCTCAATTAACGGCGGTAGGTACAAGTTTAGAAAACATTGCTGCCACTGTGCAAGCGCCGGATCAATCGGATGAAGTTAAAGCCGTGGCTAATACAGCAGCATTCAAAGCGATGACGCCAGAACAACAAAAAGAACTTATGACAGCTCTACAAACTGCAGTTGGTGGCAAAGCGCAAAAACAAGCTGCTAGTCTTGCAAGTGCTAAAGAAAATCTTCAAAGCGTCGGAGGCACATTAAACGCTCTTGATACTGAAGCCTTAACACAACAAATCACAAAATTAAAAGCTGGCGTTGCAGAGTTACAAGCAGGTGTAAATAAATTAGCACCAGGTTCAGTTACTCTTGCTAACGGTATTGCAGATGCCCATGCTGGAAGTGAAAAACTTCAAGCGGGTGCAGAACAATTACAAGCGAGTGCACCAACTTTAACAGGAGCAATCAATAGTGCGTCTGCTGCCAGTCAAAAACTAGCAGATGGTGCATCTAAAGCAAATGCGGGTGTCGGTCAATTAGCGACTGGTATTAACAGTGCTGCTGACGGTTCTCAAACATTAAACAATGGTTTATCTACTTACACAGCAGGAGTTGGTACTTTAGGTAACGGAGTGTCTACTTTAAATGGTGGGGCTTCAAAACTTGCTGCAAACTCAGGTCAATTACAATCAGGTGCTTCACAATTAGCAACTGGTACAAATCAATTAGCAGAGAAAACACCAGAACTTGCTTCAGGTGTGGGTCAATTAAATGACGGTGCTGGTAAATTACACGACGGTGCCACACAATTAGCAGAGGGTTCAAATAAATTAACTGATGGTTTAACAAAAGTATCGGATGGAACAATCAAATTAGGTGACACATTAGGTGATGCTTCAACAAAAGTTTCCGATACAAATCTTAACCCAGCAAACGCAAAAATGATTTCAAAACCAACAGATTTAAATCACACAGAAATTAGTAAAGTACCAAATTACGGTCACGGTTTAGCACCATATGTAATCGCATTAGCACTTTTTGTTGGGGCGTTGACATTCAACGTTATCTTCCCAATCGAAGTACCTGTTGCGTATCCAAAAACAGCCGTATCATGGTGGTTCAGTAAATTTAGTGTATTAGTCGTACATGCAGTAGCTCAAGCATTATTGCTAGATGTTATCATGTTGCTATTCTTAGGATTGGAAGTCGATCATGTCGGGCAGTTCGTTATGATTACAGTGTTTACATCATTAGCTTACATGTCGATTGTAGCATTCCTAGCAATTACATTAGGTAACCCAGGTCGCTTTATTGCGATGGTCTTACTTGTTATTCAATTAGGTGCAAGTGCCGGAACGTTCCCATTACCATTAACAAATGGCTTCTTCCAAGCAATGCACCCATTCATGCCAATGACATATGCCGTTAACGGTTACCGTCAGGCGATGACGAGTGGTTTATCAAATGGTGTTTTCTGGCAAACAATGGGCGTTATGGTCGGTATAGTGATCGTATTCAACGCATTGTTAATTGCTGTGCTTCACTTACAACGTAAAAAGAACTATCGTTTAGACCCTAACGAAAATTAA
- the mprF gene encoding bifunctional lysylphosphatidylglycerol flippase/synthetase MprF, translated as MKQRLSQIITYLQKNSGIVRLVFIGLIVAILSFVLISEGRNINFPLLKSYMVAQSPSTILLILLIGSVALIPMILYDFVLVALLPHKFSKWRIIQAGWIANTFANIGGMGGVVGASIRLMFYGDEQVKKKDLLFALSKIGMFLLSGLSVLSIAILGAFLIPGYANHFIHYWPWLLGAGLYFPILWIITSTKKYGFFSDLTTNKKVVLILASTMEWFAAAGAFVAIGWLLNEPVDVIKLFPVFVIASIIGMASLIPGALGSFDLVMILGMSALGINSEMAVAWVLFYRIAYYFVPFFISLIMLLVRGLRKLNAFFEGIPAAGLRKTAHMGLVVFVYLAGLILIVTSTLPYAGDHFKIVSDFRSYGFVFLSQLTSVTYGFILIGLGRGIERKTKKMYLVTLIVLVAAITNTLVRGVSVKQTVILSIVLICLILARKEFYRVKFVYTWSRAIIDTVIFVSAIILYIWIGIYNRPSIKNPHFVPDWLVIKSQQIWFLGIVGILLGILVLALLYVYTSYTTDSLGSPYNRQKVERHLKKYGGNDISHLVHLRDKNIFWSKDDKLMFLYRTYADKMVIMGNPIGDLSYTQSAVEELMERADLFGFRPVFYEIDESMITMLHEHGFDFMKIGEQGYVDVQEFTLSGKKKKGLRAAINKLEREEFVFEVVQPPFTLEMMQQLKAVSDDWLGSRLEKGFSLGFFDESYIREAGVAVVKNKESEIIAFATIMPSNTDELISIDLMRQSHKAPSGIMDFLFVNLYIWSKENGYQEFNLGMSPLSNVGESRYAFASERIAGLIYRFSQDFYGFQGLRNYKNKYVKEWRPRYIAFRKSSSVAFTMIQLMLLISKRRLLPANEIEYHDHVNENSEKIEEKPSDDAQKQL; from the coding sequence ATGAAGCAACGCTTATCGCAAATTATTACTTATTTACAAAAAAATAGTGGCATTGTTCGTCTAGTTTTTATTGGCCTAATTGTGGCTATCCTTTCTTTTGTTCTGATATCTGAAGGGCGAAATATTAATTTTCCATTACTTAAATCTTATATGGTTGCACAATCTCCAAGTACAATATTATTAATTTTATTGATAGGATCAGTCGCTTTAATACCGATGATTCTCTATGATTTTGTATTAGTGGCGTTATTGCCTCATAAATTTTCTAAGTGGCGAATTATTCAAGCTGGTTGGATTGCAAATACGTTTGCAAATATTGGAGGCATGGGAGGCGTCGTTGGGGCATCAATTCGTTTGATGTTTTATGGCGATGAACAAGTGAAGAAAAAAGATTTATTGTTTGCATTATCAAAGATAGGAATGTTTTTACTATCTGGGTTATCAGTTTTGTCTATCGCTATTTTAGGAGCATTCTTAATCCCAGGGTATGCAAATCATTTTATCCATTATTGGCCATGGCTCTTAGGGGCAGGTTTGTATTTTCCGATTTTATGGATTATCACAAGTACCAAAAAATATGGATTTTTCAGTGACTTAACGACCAATAAAAAAGTAGTGCTAATTTTAGCATCTACGATGGAGTGGTTTGCAGCAGCAGGAGCGTTTGTTGCAATTGGTTGGTTATTGAATGAACCGGTTGATGTCATTAAATTATTCCCTGTATTTGTAATAGCTTCAATTATTGGGATGGCCTCATTGATTCCGGGAGCGTTGGGTTCCTTTGACCTTGTGATGATTTTAGGGATGAGTGCATTAGGAATCAACAGTGAGATGGCAGTAGCTTGGGTATTATTTTACCGAATCGCTTATTACTTTGTACCATTCTTCATTTCATTGATAATGCTACTTGTTCGTGGGCTCAGAAAATTAAATGCCTTTTTTGAAGGTATTCCTGCTGCAGGGCTTCGCAAAACAGCCCATATGGGACTGGTTGTTTTTGTCTACTTAGCAGGTCTGATCCTGATTGTAACATCTACGTTACCATATGCCGGCGATCATTTTAAGATTGTCTCTGACTTTAGGTCTTACGGTTTTGTCTTTTTATCCCAACTAACTTCGGTTACCTACGGCTTTATATTAATTGGTTTAGGTCGTGGGATTGAACGGAAAACGAAAAAAATGTATTTAGTTACGTTAATCGTGTTAGTTGCAGCGATAACTAATACACTCGTAAGGGGTGTTTCAGTTAAACAAACGGTTATTCTTTCGATTGTGCTGATTTGTTTGATATTGGCGCGTAAAGAATTTTACCGTGTGAAGTTTGTCTATACGTGGAGTCGTGCGATTATTGATACTGTTATCTTTGTGAGTGCGATTATATTATATATTTGGATTGGTATCTATAATCGTCCATCAATTAAAAATCCGCATTTTGTACCCGATTGGTTAGTGATAAAATCTCAGCAAATTTGGTTTTTAGGAATTGTAGGAATCCTGCTCGGTATCCTTGTGTTAGCATTATTGTATGTATACACCAGCTATACGACAGATAGTCTAGGGTCGCCTTATAATCGTCAAAAAGTTGAGCGTCATTTGAAGAAGTATGGCGGAAATGATATTTCTCATTTGGTTCATTTACGCGATAAAAATATTTTTTGGTCAAAAGACGACAAGCTGATGTTCCTCTATCGAACATATGCTGATAAAATGGTGATTATGGGAAATCCAATCGGAGATCTTTCCTATACACAATCAGCAGTTGAAGAATTGATGGAACGAGCAGATTTGTTCGGTTTCCGACCTGTTTTTTATGAAATTGATGAATCGATGATTACCATGTTACATGAACACGGGTTTGATTTCATGAAAATTGGTGAACAAGGTTATGTTGATGTTCAAGAATTTACACTTTCAGGTAAAAAGAAAAAAGGGTTACGTGCGGCTATTAATAAATTAGAGCGTGAAGAATTTGTTTTTGAAGTCGTCCAACCACCATTTACTCTTGAAATGATGCAGCAACTCAAAGCTGTTTCTGATGATTGGTTGGGATCTCGTTTAGAAAAAGGGTTCTCATTAGGTTTCTTTGATGAAAGTTATATACGCGAAGCGGGAGTTGCTGTTGTAAAAAACAAAGAGAGCGAAATAATCGCCTTTGCAACAATAATGCCGTCTAATACAGATGAGTTAATTTCGATTGATTTAATGCGTCAGTCTCATAAAGCACCTTCTGGTATTATGGATTTCTTGTTTGTTAATTTATATATTTGGTCGAAAGAAAATGGGTATCAAGAATTTAATTTAGGAATGTCACCGTTGTCCAATGTAGGTGAAAGTCGTTATGCGTTTGCTAGTGAGCGAATTGCTGGTTTAATTTACCGTTTCAGTCAAGATTTTTATGGTTTTCAAGGATTGCGTAACTATAAAAATAAATATGTGAAGGAATGGCGTCCGCGCTATATCGCTTTCCGTAAGAGTAGTTCGGTTGCCTTCACGATGATTCAATTAATGTTATTGATCAGTAAACGTCGTTTGTTACCAGCGAATGAAATTGAATATCACGATCATGTGAACGAAAATAGCGAAAAGATAGAAGAAAAGCCAAGTGATGATGCTCAGAAACAGTTATAA
- a CDS encoding DedA family protein, translating into MTIIQNIISFIIHIDKHLVEIINMFGVWSYVILFAIVFVETGLVIFPFLPGDSLLFAGGALAALGSFNLTTLAITFFVAAVIGDTVNYHIGKWLGTSIPKGSWLSKVISEERIAIANGFFEKHGGKTIIIARFMPFIRTFAPFVAGASHMSYRKFFMYNVIGAFIWVGLFTYAGYFFGNIPFVRDNFSTVILAIIFVSILPAVIGWIRSRITKNK; encoded by the coding sequence ATGACTATCATACAGAATATTATTAGCTTTATTATACACATCGATAAGCATCTTGTTGAAATCATTAATATGTTTGGCGTTTGGTCTTATGTAATTCTATTCGCCATTGTTTTTGTTGAAACAGGATTGGTTATTTTTCCTTTCTTACCAGGTGATTCGTTATTATTTGCGGGTGGTGCACTTGCAGCATTGGGATCGTTTAATTTAACGACGCTTGCTATTACATTCTTTGTAGCAGCAGTCATCGGTGATACAGTAAATTATCATATCGGTAAGTGGTTAGGTACTTCAATACCTAAAGGAAGTTGGCTCAGCAAAGTTATTAGTGAAGAACGAATTGCAATTGCAAATGGCTTTTTTGAGAAACATGGAGGTAAGACGATTATAATTGCACGTTTTATGCCGTTTATTAGAACATTTGCACCGTTTGTTGCAGGGGCTTCGCACATGTCTTACCGCAAATTCTTTATGTACAATGTAATTGGCGCATTCATTTGGGTTGGATTGTTTACATATGCAGGTTATTTCTTTGGAAACATTCCATTTGTTCGTGATAATTTTTCAACTGTAATTTTAGCGATTATATTTGTGTCAATATTACCAGCGGTCATTGGATGGATACGTTCGCGTATCACTAAAAATAAATAA